The Daphnia pulex isolate KAP4 chromosome 7, ASM2113471v1 genome includes the window AAGTTTATCAAACTTCCAAAAAGCAGTGTCActggacaaacaaacaaaatgtttgagACAATTCAACTTATGCCTCAAAAGATTAaagcaataaataataagtttgTCTCAGGGTAAATTATCTTACCCTTTTTGGAATAAGAACGTAGTTTTGTGCCCACTATTACCTGGTTCTCCAATAATGTGTgcttataaaaaataaattgaaacaatttctaaattattcTAGGGAGGATCAATATTGTGAATACAATTATGCTGTCACTGGTGAAAATATCTATGAAGAATTGTGCTCTGTAGGAGAACACAACAAAAGTCCCCAGGTTAGTATAATTCTTTTGTGCTTGTAGTTCAAACTAGGTGTCtgccaaaatttctttttcattacaTTTATTTCACTCTCCCTTAAGATCAATATGcgttatttcaaaaattgttataGACTCATCACCCGTTTCCTCAACCACCAGTGGTTAAAAGAGAATATTCCATAAGAGAACTTGTGGAGTCCGAAAAAAGATACATAGAAGCTCTTAATATGATTAAAACCAACTTTATAGTCCCACTTTCATCTGTTCTTCGGGAGGATGAAAAGAAATGCGTATTTCATGGTATAGAGGTATTTTCCCAATTCATatctaaaatataaaataaatattgatgaaattgacgttccttctttttggtttttgctaGGAATTGCATGAAATACACACAGGATTGTATAGTGATTTGATTAAAGCATGCACTACTAATAATGCTATCAAGTTACACATGGTTTTCCTCAATtggaaagacaaatttttGATATATGGTAGCATCTGCTCCAATCTTTCTAGTGCACGACGCGCCATCAAATCAGCTATCTGCAGGAGTAGAGAAGTGGCcgaaaaaatagaagtaaAATAACtgatacaacaacaaaaactttaACTCTTGATTCTGTGAagctaaaattttatttttgaaatacttCTATGTTTTACAGCGTTGTCAGCGGGAGGCTAGTGAAGTAGCTCTAAATTTGGAAGATCTAATTACGCTTCCGATGCAACGGTTATTAAAGTATCCACTGTTATTAGGAAATTTGTGCAAACACACGGAAAAGGTAGCTCGATTGGATTTTATGATTGcgttttataatatttatttgtgtaCGTTTGCATGCCAAAATCACAACATGTGTGTGAATGTAGTCACACGAAGATTATCATGATCTTCAGTTGGCCTACGAAGCTATGGTTGACATAGCTGACTACACCAATGAATCTACACGGGATTATGAAATGCGTCAAATTATTAAAGACGTACAGGTACATTATTTTGTCcataacatttttcatttcaagaatAAGATTCTAATGGAATTTGCTCGTGTTTTAGGCGAGTATTTCTAATTGGAATACGATGGAGAACTGCGATTTGGTAGAATACGGACGATTGATAAAGGACGGTGAACTTAAAATGCGGTCGCATGAAGAGTCACGCAATGCAAAAACACGATACGTTTTTCTGTTCAACCGTGGCGTCATCTTTTGCAAAGCCACTCGTGtaatttgctttttattttcactaatTTAACCTCAGATTCATTTATCATTGCACCCCATAACTAGAACTTAATTAACCCATGTCATTATTTaacattccattccaacaaCTTTGGTAATCTGGTCGTACTTCACCAACCCTTTCTAGATGGTGGATAAATTGTTAGGGGTAAATAGTTTTCTATCTCACTTGATTTCTAACATGATACATACATGAATTTGATTAGAATTCGACCTAGAGAGTATTATGCTATCAACTCGGCAAGATTTCGATGTGTGACGTGTACTCAACAAAGTTTTCAATTGTATCTCATTAGGGAGACCAGTATTCCTTCAAGCTATTCTTATCACTGGAAAAATTTAAGTTGGAGGATCATCCAACGAGTCGGAATCAAAATGGCAGAGAAATTCGCTGGAGTCATCAGTGGCTTCTTGTcgacaatcaaaataaaactgccTACACCTTGTATGCTAAATCAGCCGAAGCGAAGAATAAATGGATTGGAGCTTTCAGCGAAACCTTGTTAGTAtacgttttctattttctatgtTTAATTTATGTAATCtgatttatacattttttcttaGAGAAAAGCTAAATCCAGCTGAATCATGGGGATCAGATCACAATTACGAGTTTCATAccttttccaattcaatttcgtGCCATTTTTGCAAGAAACTTCTGAAAGGATCCTTTTTACAGGTTGATTTGTTGATGAATGAAACTCTTTCCATTTCTGTTCACATAAATTAAACCTTTgctttcatatttttatgttCTTATTTTAGGGATATCGTTGTAACAAATGCAGTGTATCAGTTCATAGAGAATGCTTAGGGTCAATGACTAAAAGCTGTGGTGTTCCAATTCCTCCACCTCGTCCACGGCAAATTGGAGCTAAGCTTACGTCTCCAGCGTTTCACCATATTGATCTAGAGAGATATCCCTGGTTTGAAATTTACGCGATCCGTACAGTTTTTTGTGCATAGtcttacattttcatttcgcaTTTTAAGGTTTGCTGGTGAAATGACACGAACTGCTGCTGAAGCCGTTTTAAGAAACACGCCTCTCGGGACTTACTTATTGCGCTTTAAATCAAACGACAACACATACGCATTGAGTCTAAGGTAGCATTGCAATAAAAATGTCCTgcttcaaaattaaataaggaaaaataattattgcaGGACAGGAGAAGAGATTAAACACATGAAAGTTGTTCATACCTCTGATAACGGAGGAAGATACTTTCTTTctgaaagttttctttttcgttcaattGTGGAATTAATAAACCGATATGAGCACAACAGCCTCCGCGAATCTTTCAAAGGGcaagtatttgtttttatattataggCCTGTTATTATTTACTAATAGAaatcaatatttattaattttcacATTATTTTGTCTAAATTGTGTAGTTTGGACGCTTATTTGAAAGTACCATGGAAACATTTGTTTGCCACAGCACAAGTCATAAAAGAGTATGTCCCCGACGACGTCGACCTTAACCAGTTGTCTATATCTAAAGGGCAACATCTCATTGTAGTAAGCAAAGAAGGGGACGAAAATGGATGGTGGAAGGGTAGATTTAATGACCAGGTTTGTTATTAATGCTAGCTATATACAGTATTGTGGTTCTtacaagtatttttttctctaagGATGGTTATTTTCCAAAAGATTTCGtaaaagaagacaaattttATGAAGGGTGAAGTGAATTTTAGCTGAAACGTGCCAATAATTTCGCTCATAATGTGATATATACTTTGTCTGTATTTTAAATTAGTgtcttcaatttgttttcacctAATTTCGAACGCAGGGTTTATAGTCAAAGTTTCCTAGGAAAATTTTAACCTAACACCTTCATACGTATGAGTTGGCGGCGCATGGATTCTTCAACCTAAATCTGCTAAAATTGGTTTCAAACTTATATGGGTGACGAACGAAATAGTGCCAAGGTATGCAGGCGTAGATGGTAAGAGTACTTCCTATGTCCCTGGATTTTCTATATTTAGAGAGACATGGACGTTTCTCTAAAGGATATAAAAGCCCTGCTGGTTTTATGTGACGCGGATGTGGGCCATTGTTTTACGGATGTGGGCGGCGATTTTGCAAAAAATCCCcagatttcaaacaaattacacaaaaaaagtatATTTAAAATTGCCCTAATCCGTGTAGCTTCGGCCCACATCCGTGCACAGCATAAAAGGAGTCGCTCTCATCCGTGTAATCCCTCATCCACATCCTTACCAGTCTCTCACCCCCCGACtcaatttttgtcaaaaaccGCATATTTGGGGAAAATTCCACTTTTAGTTTATACgagttggaaaaaaactttcgaaTCAATTTAGGTTGACGAGtgttaaacaaagaaaattaacacATCAACTGATTTCAAGAAAACGGCAATTAAAAACCATAAATacataaaatgaattattaagTATTTATAAGAAATTTCATGTCAATTGCTCGACCTCAACCTTGTGTTGACCCTTTTATTACCCAGCCTTTTaacgcaaaaaaagaaaaaaagaatgacaaaGAAGAGAGTTTACCCGCTAGGGTGCCGCCCCTTTTTACATCAGACCTTTTTCAGCTCTTGAAAACGCAGGTTATATTTGTAAGCTCTTCAGAAAGTAAGAATTCTAAGGTATTTAAAATGGCACGTTCATCTGATTCGGAAAGTGCATCGAAGTCTTCCAGTTCATCATCGGATGACTCAAGGAGATCGGATCGAGGTTACAGAAGATCAGGCCGAGACTCTAGAAGATCTGGTGCTGGGGCCTCACGAGAGACTAGAGAGGGAACCGACGGCCGTAGACGGACAAGAAGCCCCACGCCGCAGCCTCAGCAGCCGCCACAGCCGCAGCCACAACCCCAGGACGGGGAATTTGATCTCATTGATCCGGAAGACGTGCCCATCCCACCCCCTAGAAAACGCTTGAGAGGAGAGACGGAC containing:
- the LOC124197402 gene encoding protein vav-like isoform X1 — its product is MAGSSQRVPLWRECVDWLDRLKILRSDQFPPNSELIHFGQCIRDGFILCYLITKLDPNALDFHDVCQRTQMSQYMSLKNIRLFLRACRNKFDLADSDLFEPAMLFDYTDFGKVLRTLSKLSKCSKVAQKGIEGFPAVDSRQYVEDDEIYRRLEDIDQQEDQYCEYNYAVTGENIYEELCSVGEHNKSPQTHHPFPQPPVVKREYSIRELVESEKRYIEALNMIKTNFIVPLSSVLREDEKKCVFHGIEELHEIHTGLYSDLIKACTTNNAIKLHMVFLNWKDKFLIYGSICSNLSSARRAIKSAICRSREVAEKIERCQREASEVALNLEDLITLPMQRLLKYPLLLGNLCKHTEKSHEDYHDLQLAYEAMVDIADYTNESTRDYEMRQIIKDVQASISNWNTMENCDLVEYGRLIKDGELKMRSHEESRNAKTRYVFLFNRGVIFCKATRMVDKLLGGDQYSFKLFLSLEKFKLEDHPTSRNQNGREIRWSHQWLLVDNQNKTAYTLYAKSAEAKNKWIGAFSETLEKLNPAESWGSDHNYEFHTFSNSISCHFCKKLLKGSFLQGYRCNKCSVSVHRECLGSMTKSCGVPIPPPRPRQIGAKLTSPAFHHIDLERYPWFAGEMTRTAAEAVLRNTPLGTYLLRFKSNDNTYALSLRTGEEIKHMKVVHTSDNGGRYFLSESFLFRSIVELINRYEHNSLRESFKGLDAYLKVPWKHLFATAQVIKEYVPDDVDLNQLSISKGQHLIVVSKEGDENGWWKGRFNDQDGYFPKDFVKEDKFYEG
- the LOC124197402 gene encoding protein vav-like isoform X2; this translates as MAGSSQRVPLWRECVDWLDRLKILRSDQFPPNSELIHFGQCIRDGFILCYLITKLDPNALDFHDVCQRTQMSQYMSLKNIRLFLRACRNKFDLADSDLFEPAMLFDYTDFGKVLRTLSKLSKCSKVAQKGIEGFPAVDSRQYVEDDEIYRRLEDIDQQEDQYCEYNYAVTGENIYEELCSVGEHNKSPQTHHPFPQPPVVKREYSIRELVESEKRYIEALNMIKTNFIVPLSSVLREDEKKCVFHGIEELHEIHTGLYSDLIKACTTNNAIKLHMVFLNWKDKFLIYGSICSNLSSARRAIKSAICRSREVAEKIERCQREASEVALNLEDLITLPMQRLLKYPLLLGNLCKHTEKSHEDYHDLQLAYEAMVDIADYTNESTRDYEMRQIIKDVQASISNWNTMENCDLVEYGRLIKDGELKMRSHEESRNAKTRYVFLFNRGVIFCKATRGDQYSFKLFLSLEKFKLEDHPTSRNQNGREIRWSHQWLLVDNQNKTAYTLYAKSAEAKNKWIGAFSETLEKLNPAESWGSDHNYEFHTFSNSISCHFCKKLLKGSFLQGYRCNKCSVSVHRECLGSMTKSCGVPIPPPRPRQIGAKLTSPAFHHIDLERYPWFAGEMTRTAAEAVLRNTPLGTYLLRFKSNDNTYALSLRTGEEIKHMKVVHTSDNGGRYFLSESFLFRSIVELINRYEHNSLRESFKGLDAYLKVPWKHLFATAQVIKEYVPDDVDLNQLSISKGQHLIVVSKEGDENGWWKGRFNDQDGYFPKDFVKEDKFYEG